A single region of the Saprospiraceae bacterium genome encodes:
- a CDS encoding BlaI/MecI/CopY family transcriptional regulator — protein sequence MSNEEKANPTPSELVILQFLWKHGPSTVKQIHEELEKHKDVVYTTTLKTMQVMYERGMLQREAIGRKHIYQALVKEEETQDLLLDRFMNKAFRGSALKLVMRALGNYKASQSELDQLKDYINEMEKNQKDENH from the coding sequence ATGTCAAACGAAGAAAAAGCAAATCCGACACCATCTGAGCTGGTTATTTTACAATTCCTTTGGAAACATGGTCCCTCTACGGTTAAACAGATTCACGAAGAATTAGAAAAGCACAAAGACGTTGTGTATACCACTACCCTCAAGACCATGCAGGTCATGTATGAAAGAGGGATGCTGCAAAGAGAGGCCATTGGACGAAAACATATCTACCAGGCCCTGGTCAAAGAAGAAGAAACCCAAGACCTGTTGTTAGATCGTTTTATGAACAAGGCTTTTCGGGGCTCAGCGCTCAAATTAGTCATGCGTGCACTTGGGAATTATAAAGCGTCCCAATCAGAGCTCGACCAACTGAAGGATTACATTAACGAAATGGAAAAAAATCAAAAAGATGAAAACCATTGA
- a CDS encoding ankyrin repeat domain-containing protein — translation MKTIDHLLSEAFISALGWTLIHALWQGALLAIVLAILLVVTHRYSSRTRYFIAIISLFLFALSTIVSFSLLYNPNIVEANNMSIDHPEMGPLSVSVEEDATENTKVPELSTAAKPKHSTALFQQTQAYFSQHLPLIVTLWMLGVVALLLRFLGSLAYIQRLRSYRTESLSNNWLKKGEALSRQLKINKKIAFMASHRVLTPLAIGIFRPVILLPSSLLTGLTEQQVETILLHELAHIKRNDYLINVLQTLVDILFFYHPAIWWISATIRNERENCCDDTVISITGETGNYARTLILLKEQEINTKKLPAMAFTGIKYKFNDRIKRLFNPPRTIADFREGFVTALVLVIGITAIAINAFGTPSLFANGKEQHLDQDAAASTLQIPQAATLELEQEDALEAGVSYAKKNNSLPQHTLGSNPSDVHIENSDLDLLLEAIEDDKLDLVKFMIEKGTDVNAQNNEGWTPLMQAVEGGNMTIINLLLEKGADINQQDKEGHTALFVAAEEGDMEITKMLIQKGAKVDIKTGEGWNAFMEAVDEGQMEMAELLINKGADVNAYYGDDTPLMEAINEGHIDMVKLLLQKGADPNKKDQEGYTPLMEAANEGYIEMVKLLLDKGADVNAQSENGNTALMEAVDEGHLEITRLLLNKGAKISIGGDNGFSAFFEAVEEGHVDIVNLFLANGVDVNAMNEHGYTPLMEAVDEGNLQMAQLLIAKGAKINLHDEDGQTALMEAADEGHLEIVKLLLDKGANINEQYEEGSTPLMEAAKEGHVELVKFLISRGADVNAKREGGQTVLMEVVDEGHLAIVEILIEKGADVNAQTSMEQTYINNGKVVTRIQSGWTALFEAIHEDQPKIVQLLLSKGASINATIQKITYDVKNDKRTQHDNWTPLMEAVEEENLQVIKILLDHKADINATTKAGKRILDIAKETGNTTIIQFIADRSAK, via the coding sequence ATGAAAACCATTGATCACCTACTCTCCGAAGCATTTATCTCAGCCTTGGGCTGGACCCTCATTCATGCCCTTTGGCAAGGGGCACTTTTGGCTATTGTTTTGGCCATCCTTTTAGTGGTCACTCATCGCTATTCCTCCAGAACGCGCTATTTCATTGCCATTATTTCGCTATTCTTATTTGCCTTATCCACTATAGTTAGCTTTTCCTTATTGTATAATCCCAATATCGTCGAAGCCAACAATATGAGCATTGACCATCCTGAAATGGGGCCACTTTCTGTTAGCGTTGAGGAGGACGCAACGGAAAATACGAAGGTTCCTGAGCTAAGTACAGCAGCAAAACCAAAGCATTCCACAGCCTTATTTCAACAAACACAAGCCTACTTTAGTCAGCACCTTCCGCTTATTGTAACCCTTTGGATGCTTGGAGTCGTGGCGCTATTGCTTCGTTTTCTAGGAAGCCTCGCTTATATCCAACGTCTCAGATCCTATCGGACGGAATCTCTTTCTAACAATTGGCTTAAAAAAGGTGAAGCCCTAAGCCGTCAACTAAAAATCAATAAAAAGATAGCCTTTATGGCCTCTCACAGGGTTTTAACTCCCTTGGCTATTGGCATTTTCCGGCCGGTTATACTGTTGCCATCAAGTTTACTGACTGGCCTTACCGAACAGCAGGTAGAAACGATACTGCTGCATGAATTGGCCCATATCAAAAGAAACGATTACCTGATTAATGTACTGCAGACCTTAGTCGATATTTTATTCTTTTATCACCCGGCCATTTGGTGGATTTCCGCTACGATTAGGAACGAACGAGAGAATTGTTGTGACGATACCGTAATATCGATTACCGGAGAAACAGGTAATTATGCGAGAACTTTAATTTTATTAAAAGAACAAGAAATCAATACAAAAAAACTCCCGGCTATGGCTTTTACTGGCATAAAATACAAATTCAATGATCGCATTAAGCGTTTATTTAATCCCCCACGTACCATTGCAGATTTTAGAGAAGGCTTTGTAACGGCACTTGTCCTGGTTATCGGTATAACCGCTATAGCCATCAATGCCTTTGGCACCCCTTCTTTATTCGCTAATGGAAAGGAGCAACACCTAGACCAGGATGCGGCAGCGTCCACCCTTCAGATACCTCAAGCGGCGACGCTTGAATTGGAACAAGAGGATGCATTGGAAGCAGGAGTTAGTTATGCTAAAAAAAATAATTCATTACCCCAGCATACCTTGGGCTCCAATCCATCAGATGTACACATTGAAAACAGTGACCTGGATCTTTTACTAGAAGCGATCGAGGATGATAAACTCGACCTGGTAAAGTTTATGATCGAAAAAGGGACTGATGTCAATGCCCAAAACAATGAAGGGTGGACCCCGCTAATGCAGGCGGTAGAAGGAGGGAATATGACCATCATCAACCTGCTTTTGGAAAAAGGCGCCGACATCAACCAACAAGACAAAGAAGGTCATACTGCCCTTTTTGTTGCGGCTGAAGAAGGGGACATGGAAATCACCAAAATGCTCATCCAAAAGGGAGCAAAAGTAGATATAAAAACCGGCGAAGGATGGAATGCTTTTATGGAAGCGGTTGACGAAGGGCAGATGGAAATGGCTGAGTTGTTGATAAATAAAGGTGCTGATGTCAATGCCTATTATGGGGATGATACACCACTGATGGAGGCCATCAATGAAGGCCATATAGACATGGTAAAACTCCTCCTGCAAAAAGGGGCTGACCCCAATAAAAAAGATCAAGAGGGATATACCCCCTTGATGGAGGCCGCTAATGAAGGTTATATTGAAATGGTAAAATTATTGCTAGATAAAGGAGCAGATGTAAATGCTCAGTCAGAAAATGGAAATACTGCTTTGATGGAAGCCGTTGACGAAGGTCACCTCGAAATTACCCGACTGTTACTAAATAAAGGGGCAAAAATTAGCATTGGAGGGGACAATGGGTTTTCGGCTTTCTTCGAAGCAGTAGAGGAGGGGCATGTAGACATCGTCAACCTTTTCCTGGCTAATGGCGTCGATGTCAATGCCATGAATGAACATGGTTATACCCCATTAATGGAGGCTGTCGATGAAGGGAATCTACAAATGGCTCAGTTGCTGATTGCTAAAGGGGCAAAAATCAATTTACACGATGAAGATGGACAGACGGCGCTAATGGAAGCTGCCGATGAGGGGCATTTGGAAATCGTGAAACTTCTCCTTGACAAGGGCGCTAATATCAATGAACAATATGAAGAGGGAAGTACACCCTTGATGGAAGCCGCCAAGGAGGGACATGTTGAACTAGTCAAATTCCTAATTAGCAGAGGAGCAGATGTTAATGCCAAACGCGAAGGAGGCCAAACCGTTTTGATGGAGGTTGTGGATGAAGGTCATTTGGCTATAGTTGAAATCTTGATCGAAAAAGGGGCTGATGTCAATGCCCAAACCAGTATGGAACAAACCTACATCAATAATGGCAAGGTGGTTACCCGCATCCAAAGTGGCTGGACGGCATTATTTGAAGCCATCCATGAAGACCAGCCCAAAATAGTCCAACTGTTGCTGTCCAAAGGAGCCAGTATCAATGCAACCATTCAAAAAATAACCTACGATGTCAAAAATGATAAACGCACTCAGCATGATAACTGGACACCGCTGATGGAGGCTGTTGAAGAGGAAAACCTCCAGGTCATAAAAATCCTGCTAGATCATAAGGCAGATATCAATGCAACAACCAAAGCAGGCAAGCGCATCTTGGATATAGCCAAGGAGACGGGAAATACAACGATTATCCAATTTATTGCTGATAGATCAGCGAAGTAA
- the rodA gene encoding rod shape-determining protein RodA, with protein sequence MGMRDTSPSSGFRNFDRSIFGLFLALNAIGWLMVYTVGYKDGYIGGFGAFFNTPAGKQTIWMGVATLVFLIVTVIDWKFWQTFAYPIFITALVGLVLVLVVGTKINNARSWFSFGGFSIQPSELAKFGACLAMAAFLSNYSSNLKHLRSQIIALGLMIFPMTLILLQPDAGSALVFGGFLVLFYREGLSSTYYLVGAFSVTMLLLGFIYPVHAIMLGLSWVALIFLSYSLKPRWMWMTGTLALVIGGYFFYQDEEHQYFYPIVIVSAAALAGYSFLLYKDRKARLVGLINAAIIYGTFISLVANYVFNSIFKPYQQERINIWLNPSEADPQGALYNLLQSQMAIGSGGATGKGFLHGTMTKLDFVPEQYTDFIFCTIGEEQGFIGSFSVIALFLLLLLRIIKVAERQRSNFSRHYMYGVAGILFVHFFINIGMTMGLMPIIGIPLPFISKGGSSLIGFTIMIAVLLKLDGNRYKI encoded by the coding sequence ATGGGGATGCGGGACACAAGCCCATCTTCGGGCTTTAGAAATTTTGATCGAAGTATCTTTGGGTTATTTTTGGCCTTAAATGCCATTGGTTGGTTGATGGTGTATACTGTTGGCTACAAAGATGGTTATATAGGAGGCTTTGGTGCCTTTTTCAATACGCCAGCGGGGAAGCAAACGATTTGGATGGGGGTTGCGACGCTTGTCTTCCTAATTGTAACGGTGATTGATTGGAAATTTTGGCAAACCTTTGCTTATCCTATATTCATTACTGCTTTAGTCGGTTTAGTTTTGGTCTTGGTGGTAGGCACTAAAATCAATAATGCCCGATCCTGGTTTTCTTTTGGTGGATTTTCCATTCAGCCTTCCGAATTAGCCAAATTTGGTGCCTGTCTGGCCATGGCCGCCTTTTTAAGTAATTACAGTTCCAATTTAAAACATTTACGATCGCAAATCATTGCTTTGGGCTTGATGATCTTCCCGATGACCTTGATTCTATTGCAACCTGATGCGGGATCTGCCCTGGTATTCGGTGGTTTTTTAGTCTTGTTTTATAGGGAAGGCTTATCTTCTACCTATTATCTCGTAGGTGCGTTCTCGGTTACGATGTTGCTCCTTGGGTTTATTTACCCGGTTCATGCTATCATGTTGGGCTTGAGTTGGGTAGCATTGATTTTTTTAAGTTATTCCCTAAAGCCAAGGTGGATGTGGATGACGGGGACACTGGCGCTAGTCATAGGCGGCTATTTTTTTTACCAAGACGAGGAACATCAGTACTTCTACCCTATCGTTATTGTATCTGCCGCGGCCCTGGCGGGGTATAGTTTTTTATTGTATAAAGATCGAAAAGCACGATTGGTTGGTTTGATCAATGCGGCAATTATCTATGGTACTTTTATCAGTTTAGTAGCCAATTATGTATTTAATTCTATTTTCAAACCTTATCAGCAAGAACGCATTAATATCTGGTTGAACCCGAGTGAGGCAGACCCCCAAGGCGCACTTTACAACCTATTGCAATCACAGATGGCCATTGGTTCCGGAGGGGCTACAGGCAAAGGATTTCTCCACGGGACAATGACCAAGTTGGACTTTGTACCTGAGCAATATACTGATTTCATTTTTTGTACCATTGGCGAGGAGCAAGGGTTTATCGGCAGCTTCAGCGTTATTGCTCTATTTCTGCTTTTATTACTCCGCATCATCAAAGTAGCCGAACGCCAACGCTCTAATTTTTCGCGCCATTATATGTATGGCGTAGCGGGGATTTTGTTTGTCCATTTTTTCATTAATATAGGTATGACCATGGGCCTGATGCCTATCATCGGGATTCCTTTGCCTTTCATCAGTAAAGGGGGCTCGTCTTTGATAGGTTTTACCATTATGATTGCCGTGTTGCTAAAATTGGATGGGAATCGGTATAAGATTTAG
- a CDS encoding VWA domain-containing protein, whose protein sequence is MIYPIYQNYQHLFTFTLMEDRIEKWRLILGSQADPDGELKLDKTAQGMDKVLDALYDSDRKKGLGRSSPNVNRWLGDIRRYFPTSMVQLMQKDALERLQLAQMLLEPELLESVEADVELVGTLLSLKNVVPEKTKETARMVVKKVVEKLEKKLHHPMRQALHGSLNRSLRNRRPKHNEINWQHTIQLNLKHYQPEYKTIIPEQLRGYGRQSRQLNEVVLLVDQSGSMATSVVYAGILGCIMASIRSLKTRMVVFDTSVVDLTDHLHDPVDLLFATQLGGGTDINRALTYVGPHISSPGETILILISDLFEGGNEKEMLQRLASFKAAGIQVISLLALHDQGAPNYDKNLAAQLAHLEIPAFACTPDLFPDLMASALKKEDLRQWMGRNGIVGKN, encoded by the coding sequence GTGATCTACCCAATTTATCAAAATTACCAACATCTTTTTACCTTTACCCTCATGGAAGACCGCATCGAAAAATGGCGATTGATCCTGGGAAGTCAGGCCGACCCGGATGGCGAGCTCAAGCTAGACAAAACAGCACAAGGCATGGACAAGGTGCTGGATGCGCTTTACGATAGCGATCGAAAAAAGGGGCTGGGAAGGTCCTCGCCTAATGTCAACCGCTGGTTAGGCGATATTCGGCGGTATTTTCCAACGTCGATGGTGCAATTGATGCAAAAAGATGCCCTGGAGCGCCTCCAATTAGCCCAAATGTTACTGGAACCTGAGCTACTGGAAAGCGTAGAAGCGGATGTTGAACTAGTCGGCACCCTATTATCGCTCAAAAATGTAGTGCCGGAAAAGACCAAGGAAACCGCGAGAATGGTCGTAAAAAAGGTAGTGGAGAAATTAGAGAAAAAACTTCATCACCCCATGCGGCAAGCCTTACATGGCAGCCTCAATCGCTCCCTGCGCAATCGCCGCCCCAAACACAACGAGATCAATTGGCAGCACACTATTCAACTCAATCTCAAGCATTATCAGCCAGAATATAAAACCATCATTCCGGAACAATTGCGCGGGTATGGTCGCCAAAGCAGACAACTCAACGAAGTGGTCTTGCTGGTTGATCAGAGTGGATCAATGGCCACCTCTGTGGTCTATGCGGGTATTTTAGGTTGTATCATGGCTTCTATCCGCTCTTTAAAAACACGAATGGTGGTTTTTGATACGAGCGTGGTGGATTTGACGGATCATTTGCACGATCCGGTGGATTTATTGTTTGCTACACAGCTAGGGGGCGGGACAGATATTAACCGCGCCTTAACCTATGTTGGGCCACACATTAGTTCACCTGGTGAGACCATTCTGATCCTAATTAGCGACCTGTTTGAAGGCGGAAATGAAAAGGAGATGTTGCAGCGATTAGCTAGCTTCAAAGCTGCGGGTATCCAGGTTATTAGCCTCCTTGCACTCCATGACCAGGGTGCCCCCAACTATGACAAAAACCTGGCCGCCCAGCTTGCTCATTTAGAGATACCCGCCTTCGCCTGCACCCCCGACCTTTTCCCCGACCTCATGGCCAGCGCCCTCAAAAAAGAAGACCTGAGACAATGGATGGGACGAAATGGAATAGTCGGAAAGAATTAG
- a CDS encoding class I SAM-dependent methyltransferase — protein sequence MGLYNKYILPKLINCACAVGPVSKQRAKVVPLAQGKVLEIGIGGGLNLPFYNPSSVEQVLGLDPSAELLATIRPRLGQGPFEVKLLHAAAEAIPLADHSVDTVLITYTLCSISDVGLALSEMKRVLKPDGQLLFCEHGAAPDPAVLQWQNRINPLWKMLGGGCNLNRRIPDLIAEGGFNIKDLQTMYIPGWKPACFNYWGKANII from the coding sequence ATGGGATTATACAACAAATACATCTTGCCCAAACTGATCAACTGCGCCTGCGCTGTAGGACCAGTAAGCAAGCAAAGGGCAAAGGTCGTTCCGCTGGCTCAGGGAAAAGTTTTGGAAATTGGCATAGGTGGCGGCCTCAACCTCCCTTTTTATAACCCCAGCAGCGTAGAACAAGTTTTGGGATTGGATCCATCTGCCGAGCTTTTGGCCACCATTCGGCCCAGATTGGGTCAAGGTCCATTCGAGGTGAAATTGCTTCATGCGGCAGCTGAAGCCATCCCATTAGCGGATCACAGTGTAGATACCGTGTTGATTACCTATACTTTGTGCTCCATTTCCGATGTCGGATTAGCTTTGTCTGAAATGAAGAGGGTCTTAAAACCCGACGGCCAATTGCTATTCTGTGAACATGGCGCGGCACCTGATCCTGCCGTTTTGCAATGGCAAAACAGGATCAATCCACTATGGAAAATGCTTGGAGGAGGTTGTAACCTCAACCGCCGAATCCCCGATTTAATTGCGGAGGGTGGTTTTAACATTAAAGACCTACAAACCATGTATATTCCAGGCTGGAAACCTGCCTGTTTTAATTACTGGGGAAAAGCGAACATCATATAA
- the deoC gene encoding deoxyribose-phosphate aldolase, translating into MKLATFIDHTLLRADSTLSDIQKLCEEATQFGFATVCVPPYYVGRSSQLLEKKTTRVATVIGFPMGYTTTVAKVEEIKRAIDEGVDELDVVVNVSAIKSGEWIDVQNDLDRMITTAHLRRKLIKVILETGLLTPAEIKRACEICQELKPDFVKTSTGFNGEGATIGMVKLLRENLSKEIKIKASGGIRTLEDALRLIEAGAVRLGTSSSVRIMKDFAAKQ; encoded by the coding sequence ATGAAACTAGCGACATTTATTGACCATACCCTCTTACGAGCGGATAGTACCCTGAGTGATATTCAAAAGCTATGTGAAGAAGCCACTCAATTTGGGTTTGCCACCGTATGTGTACCTCCCTACTACGTTGGTCGTTCCTCCCAGTTATTAGAAAAAAAAACTACCAGAGTAGCCACTGTAATCGGATTTCCGATGGGCTATACAACGACCGTTGCAAAGGTAGAGGAGATTAAACGTGCCATTGATGAAGGGGTGGATGAATTGGATGTAGTGGTAAATGTAAGTGCGATCAAAAGTGGCGAATGGATTGATGTACAAAATGACCTCGACCGGATGATTACCACGGCACACCTACGTAGGAAGTTAATCAAGGTCATCTTGGAAACGGGACTATTGACACCTGCGGAAATAAAACGGGCTTGTGAAATTTGTCAGGAATTGAAACCTGATTTTGTAAAAACGTCCACGGGATTCAATGGAGAGGGTGCAACCATAGGGATGGTTAAGCTACTTAGAGAAAATTTGAGTAAAGAAATAAAAATTAAAGCTTCTGGTGGCATTAGAACCTTAGAAGATGCATTGCGATTGATAGAGGCAGGAGCAGTTCGGCTCGGCACCTCTTCAAGTGTGCGCATCATGAAAGATTTTGCCGCTAAACAATAA